GTATGGCATTGAGGTCGAAGTGTCCGTCGTCACGTGTGACATGGGCGAGGTCGTAGCCGGTCATATAGCGGTTCAGCTTCGGGAAGATCTCGGCGATCCGCTCGTGCTTTTCCCGCGCGATCCGTTCGACCGTCCTGTGGATCTCGCCGATTCTGCCCTCTCGCGCGACGGTCTCCTCGAACGCCTCCGCGTCGAGCGGGCGCGACCAAAAGTCGGATCCATCAGTGAGCACGACACGCAATCCGAGGACGTGGTTGCTGGTCTTACCGTAGAGGCAGGAGCCCTGGCCGCAGGCGTCGGTGGAGATCATGCCGCCGACGGTGGCGCGGTTGGAGGTGGAGAGTTCGGGAGCGAAAAAGAGGCCATGGGGCTTCAATGCCCGGTTCAACTGATCCTTGACGACGCCCGCCTGGACGCGCGCAATCCTTCGGACGGGATCGATCTCGAGAACGGACGTCATGTGCCGCGAACAGTCCAGCACAATGCCCGATGTCAGCGATTGACCGTTGGTGCCGGTGCCGCCGCCGCGCGGCGCGAGGCTGATCCCTCGGAAGGCGGGTTCCGATAGCACGGCCGCCACGACCTGCAGGTCTTCGACGGCCCGCGGAAAAAGGATGCCGGTCGGTTCGACCTGGTAGATGGAATTGTCGGTCGAAAACACGGTTCGGCTTGCCGCGCCGGTTTCGATATCGCCGGAAAACCCCGCCTCGACAAGCCGCTGGAAGAAACCTGCGGGGGGCAGGGGGATTGAAACCTTCGGCTGGAGGCGTGGAATCATTTCGAAACCTTCAGAATGCACTTGAGCTTTGCCAAGCTTAGCATATAAGTGATAACATACAATGACGACGGCGCAACGCCAAACAATGAGGTGGAACTTTGAAGAACCAGACCGCAATCATCGTCGGCGGCGCTTCCGGGCTCGGATTGACGACAGCGAAGCTCATGATCACCCATGGGGCCACCAGGATCGGGCTCATCGATCGCAATGAGGAACTGCTGGCCGCGTCGACTGCGGCGCTGCGCGCGCTCGGCGCCGAGGTTGCAACGGCCGTTGCCGATATTTCCAAGGCGGAAACGGCGCATCGCGGCTTCAACGAGATCGCCGGCACGCTCGGCCGGATCCATGTGCTCGTCAACAGCGCCGCCATCTATCCCAGGCGGCCTATCCTCGAGATCACCGACGAGGAGTGGGATCTCGAAAATGCGATCAACGTCAAGGGTACCTATCATATGATGGTCGCCGCCGTCCTGCATATGCGCCAATATGTGAACGCGCCCGCGGTGACGGGGCGGATCGTCAACGTGACCTCGGTCGATGCTTTCAAGGCCCACCCCCAAAACGCCCATTATGCCGCCACCAAGGCAGCCGTCGTCAGCCTGACGAAATCTTTTGCCCAGGAATGCGCCAAGGATCAGATCCTTGTCAATTCCGTCGCACCCGCCGGTTTTGCGACCGACCGCGCAAAGGAGCTCGGATTTCTGCCCGAGCTCGCCAAGGCCAGCGCGCTCGGCCGCGCGGCCGAGCCGGTCGAGATGGCGGAATGGATCGTCATGATGGCGTCGAGCCGCAACACCTATGCCACCGGCGAAAACGTCGTCGTCAGCGGAGGCTATATCTATGTCTGAGCCGCTGGCCTATCGGGTCGCCGTCGTCACGGGTGCGACGAGCGGCATCGGCCGCGCCACCGTCGACAGGCTGCGCCACATGGGGTTGACGGTTTATGCCGTCGGCCGAAACGCCGAAGCGCTAGATGAACTGGCCGGCGAGAGCGGGGCGAAGCCGATCCGGGCCGATGTCCGCGATACCGCTGAAATCGTGCGGCAGCTTGACGGTGTTGATGTCGATATCCTGATCAACAATGCCGGCATTCTCTCGACGCGGGCGACATTCAGCGAGATCGAGCCTTCCGAGATCGATGCGATGATCGACATCAATCTCAAAGCGCCGATGCATCTGACCCGCGCGTTCCTGCCTGCCATGGTCGAGCGAAAGCGTGGCCATCTCATCTATATCGGTTCGAGCGGCGGTCAGGCGCCCTATCCGAATATGGCCGCCTACGGCCCGTCGAAGGCCGGGCTCAGCCTGTTCTGCGACAATCTGCGTTGCGACCTGCTCGGAAGCTCGGTGCGGGTGACGGAGGTGGTGCCGGGCCGCGTGCAGACGGATCTCTACCGAACCGCAATGGCCGGCAATCAGGCGCGAACCCTGCTTTACGACAGCTACCGCCCGATACAGCCCGCTCACATCGCTTCGATCATCGCGAATGCCATCGAGCTTCCTGTTTTCGTCGACGTGTCCCGGATCGAGGTCTTCCCGACCGACCAGGCGACCGGCGGCGGTGCGATGGTCAAATTCTCTGAGCAGTAAGCGGGCGATCCGCAGACTTGCCGCCGATGACCGAGCCTTCGGTTCCGGCAATCCGGCGCCTCGATCGCCCGGCAAACAATGCCGCCGCCGAGGCGCCCGTCTCGCCCCTCCAGGGAACAGAAGCGTGGCTCCGGCGTTCGAAATGAAAGACGATGATTCCCACGTCTTTCCGGAGTGCCTGTCATGGAAGAGAAGACCAATATAATCAAAGACCTCAGCGTCGAGGAACGCGAGGAGATTTTCGTCGACATCGCCCGTTCGCTGGAAGACACGGCACGTGAGGCCCTTGTCGAGGGCGATGCGCAATTTGCAGAACTTTCCATCAACATGGCTGAAGCAATCCGGGTCAGCGCCGATGAGCTGGCCCGTGACGATCCCGAGAATGCCGAGTGCGTGCTGCTGCGGGCAACGGCGATGATATCGCAGTTCGAGGCCGTGCACCCCTATCGCATGGTGAGCATGGCCGTTCATTGACGGCCAGGATGCCGGCCGGGCGCTCCGGCCCGAGCCCTCACTCAGATCATTGCTATCGGTGGGAACTCTCGCTACCCGCGAGGGTTATCGGATCACAACATCCTTTGCATGAATGGAAGGAGGACCGATATGACGTCCAAATCCGCCGTGCCGCCGGAAAGCGGCACTGACGACGCACGCTCCGCCGACACGCAGCAGGCGGCGGATGATCGTCGCCGGACGTTGGAGAATGCCCGCAGGAGTGTAGGCGCGCTAATAGGCGGCGGCGACAGCGAAACCCCCAGCCTGAAACTTGCGAAGGAATATCTGAGACTCGGCGGCTGCCGCCGATCCAAAATTGACGACAACATCACCGAGGTCCGCCAATGGGAAGAGGATCCGCCGGAGGCCGAACGGTTCTGGAAGGAGCGGGTGGAGACGCTTTCAAAAGATGAGCGTAAACAGGTGGAGGATTTTCTGCCGACCATCAACACGCCCTGAACGGCTCATTCAACTGTGCTTGGAGGAGATCATGGCCATAGACAAGCACGAGCAGATACGTCGCCGTGCCTACGAAATCTGGGAGGCCGAGGGTCGCCCGGATGGTGCGGACCAGCGCCATTGGCTGCAAGCCTGCGATGAACTGGCCGGCGAGGACGAGCATGAGACGCTGCAGGACCTGCTCGAAGAAGACGACAGGGATGAGGCGGCGCTGCTTCAGGGCGCCGGTGAGAGCGGCGATCTCGATCGCCGGCCACCAAAGCGCGGCCGGGTCGCCAAGGTTCTTCCCGTGCCGGATATCGAAATGACGACGGGCGAAAAACCGTCCCAGCGGAAGATCAGGAAGACCGAAGGGCCATGATCCGATGCGGCATCTCGATCACGCAATCCAAATCGCTCTCAAGGCGCATGAAGGCCAAGTTGACAAGACCGACCGGCCGTTCTTCGAGCACTGCCAGCGGGTAGCACTTCTCGTTTCCGGCGACGACACCCGAACGGTCGCCTACCTTCATGACGTCGTCGAGAAGGGGAGCGGCTGGACGCTCGACAGGCTGAGGGAGGAAGGCTTTCCGCCGGCGATTATCTCCGCGGTCGATGCCCTGACACGGCGGGCCGACGAGTTGGATGACGATTTCGTCAGTCGCGCGGCATCCAATCCGCTGGCCCTGCCGGTCAAGCAGGCCGACCTCGAAGACATTCTTCGCCAGGCCGAACAGGCCGGCAAGAAAACGGAAAAGTACCAGCGCGGCCTGGATCTGCTGCGTGCCCTGAGGAGCGGGCAATAAGAGCACTCGGCAGAGAGCGCATTCATCTCATGCGCCGCAAGCGGCCTCGATCGTTTGGCCTATTTCAGGTTTTATTGGCAAACCACACGATCGGGGTGCCGAGCACCCCTCCCTTGCGCATCGCTGCCTTCAGCTCTTCC
The window above is part of the Rhizobium sp. BT03 genome. Proteins encoded here:
- a CDS encoding DUF2934 domain-containing protein, yielding MAIDKHEQIRRRAYEIWEAEGRPDGADQRHWLQACDELAGEDEHETLQDLLEEDDRDEAALLQGAGESGDLDRRPPKRGRVAKVLPVPDIEMTTGEKPSQRKIRKTEGP
- a CDS encoding SDR family oxidoreductase codes for the protein MSEPLAYRVAVVTGATSGIGRATVDRLRHMGLTVYAVGRNAEALDELAGESGAKPIRADVRDTAEIVRQLDGVDVDILINNAGILSTRATFSEIEPSEIDAMIDINLKAPMHLTRAFLPAMVERKRGHLIYIGSSGGQAPYPNMAAYGPSKAGLSLFCDNLRCDLLGSSVRVTEVVPGRVQTDLYRTAMAGNQARTLLYDSYRPIQPAHIASIIANAIELPVFVDVSRIEVFPTDQATGGGAMVKFSEQ
- a CDS encoding SDR family NAD(P)-dependent oxidoreductase; this encodes MKNQTAIIVGGASGLGLTTAKLMITHGATRIGLIDRNEELLAASTAALRALGAEVATAVADISKAETAHRGFNEIAGTLGRIHVLVNSAAIYPRRPILEITDEEWDLENAINVKGTYHMMVAAVLHMRQYVNAPAVTGRIVNVTSVDAFKAHPQNAHYAATKAAVVSLTKSFAQECAKDQILVNSVAPAGFATDRAKELGFLPELAKASALGRAAEPVEMAEWIVMMASSRNTYATGENVVVSGGYIYV
- a CDS encoding HD domain-containing protein, translating into MRHLDHAIQIALKAHEGQVDKTDRPFFEHCQRVALLVSGDDTRTVAYLHDVVEKGSGWTLDRLREEGFPPAIISAVDALTRRADELDDDFVSRAASNPLALPVKQADLEDILRQAEQAGKKTEKYQRGLDLLRALRSGQ